The Manduca sexta isolate Smith_Timp_Sample1 chromosome 17, JHU_Msex_v1.0, whole genome shotgun sequence genome includes a window with the following:
- the LOC115443102 gene encoding zinc finger CCHC domain-containing protein 8 homolog produces MAKRKAGVNDIIYELDNEDIDSSSEDEVKQPKIVRLEADTTPKSSQSDVIIEESCTDVINLNSSFKDGTQTPPNNDVNIGGKTSDNLDVVDAKQTELDVKNVTTNKKSTVSNEDITLVTPSLTSRESDAKKRGRLPLLTVHFRDSKLACYKKEIKQFLLNLIKLHDSDALDEFDNDADLELDIWPEDLHDASQNSTEAADNNFFFVDTDPSSSKLDSVPTYRQTSKLMTNAPVKEPTPPPIARRHLLCFNCDGCHNLRDCVLPRNNARIAEKRKFMIKPGRYHVEDEQRYGHLVPGRISGALRHALGLSRHELPLHIYRMRILGYPPGWLEEARISHSGISMFDSKGNAILDPDEEEGEICETGSKDKFDIKKILDFPGFNVPASPQYREEAHLYDLPPMSDQDSKLLMLQMLAPNAMKAYKRKKLTLSATGTTSLPLEGQAEMDLDNEDEMAEFPSVPPLPDEAPPPPPPLPPSSPPPLPPSSPPPLPTPLNSSSPPPPASPPSPAIVPKLTVPNTVAPKTDAKTDSIDDDVVVLGVMQVKDIPLPEADFLVIDETNSSKSNSGGGSPSLNDLEAKKRLLLDALGEDEPENTAFVNNNTSEGIDLESDSEKDIANNSSANKIDMDDSDVLEINVSNITDIEISNSDNASPNSTQINDEKNTSTSGINTSLNRSTGHVKTTQYGTPVMNIASPYEKLPSDVKFAKDICDVINFENLPNSTGNYQKMCSLLKKVKNEVDRIQDS; encoded by the exons ATGGCTAAACGGAAGGCAGGGGTAAacgatataatttatgaattagaTAATGAGGACATTGACTCTAGTAGTGAAGATGAGGTTAAACAACCCAAAATTGTTCGTTTAGAGGCAGATACAACTCCAAAGTCTTCCCAGAGTGACGTGATTATTGAGGAAAGTTGTACTGATGTTATTAATCTTAATAGCTCCTTCAAGGATGGGACACAAACACCGCCAAATAACGACGTAAATATTGGAGGGAAAACTTCGGACAACTTAGATGTTGTTGATGCGAAACAGACTGAATTAGATGTTAAGAACGTAACTACCAATAAGAAAAGTACAGTATCTAATGAAGATATAACATTGGTGACGCCATCTCTTACATCTAGAGAGAGCGACGCGAAGAAACGCGGCAGACTTCCATTATTAACAGTTCATTTTAGAGACAGCAAACTGGCTTGTTATAAGAAAGAGATAAAACAATTCTTATTGAATTTAATCAAACTTCATGATAGTGATGCATTGGATGAATTTGATAATGATGCAGATTTAGAGCTAGATATCTGGCCAGAAGACCTACATGATGCATCACAAAATAGTACAGAGGCCGCTgacaataatttcttttttgtggATACAGATCCTAGTTCTTCTAAGCTTGATAGCGTACCCACATATAGACag ACCTCAAAATTAATGACAAATGCACCTGTGAAGGAACCAACCCCTCCTCCGATAGCACGGAGGCATTTACTTTGCTTCAACTGTGATGGTTGCCACAACTTGAGAGATTGCGTCTTACCTAGAAATAATGCAAGAATAGCTGAGAAAAGAAAGTTTATGATAAAACCTGG TCGATACCATGTTGAGGATGAGCAGAGGTATGGCCACCTGGTTCCCGGCAGGATATCCGGTGCGCTGCGACATGCACTCGGGCTGAGTAGACACGAGCTACCCTTGCACATCTATCGCATGAGAATCCTGGGCTATCCGCCTGGTTGGCTGGAAGAAGCCAGGATATCACACTCGGGGATTTCAATGTTTGATTCTAAA GGAAATGCAATTTTAGATCCAGATGAGGAAGAGGGGGAGATTTGCGAAACAGGTTCTAAAGACAAGTTTGATATAAAGAAGATTCTAGATTTTCCAGGATTTAATGTCCCTGCTAGTCCACAATACAGAGAG gaAGCACATTTATATGACTTACCACCCATGTCGGATCAAGACAGCAAGTTACTGATGTTGCAAATGCTGGCACCCAATGCCATGAAGGCATACAAACGTAAGAAGCTTACATTGTCCGCCACCGGCACCACCAGCCTGCCACTCGAGGGACAAGCAGAGATGGACCTCGACAATGAAGATG aAATGGCAGAATTTCCTTCAGTCCCGCCGCTGCCCGACGAAGCTCCGCCTCCGCCGCCCCCGCTACCGCCATCCTCCCCGCCTCCTCTACCGCCATCCTCCCCGCCTCCGCTTCCCACCCCCTTGAATAGTTCATCCCCTCCCCCACCCGCGTCACCTCCGTCCCCCGCTATAGTTCCGAAACTGACCGTACCCAATACAGTAGCCCCAAAAACTGATGCCAAGACTGATTCAATAGATGATGATGTCGTAGTATTAGGTGTTATGCAAGTAAAAGATATACCACTGCCAGAAGCTGATTTTCTTGTTATTGATGAG ACTAACTCATCAAAGTCAAACAGTGGCGGCGGCAGTCCAAGTCTTAACGACCTGGAAGCTAAGAAACGTTTGCTGTTAGACGCTTTAGGAGAAGACGAACCGGAAAACACTGCGTTCGTCAATAATAATACGTCCGAAGGAATTGATCTTGAAAGTGATTCAGAAAAAGATATCGCAAATAATAGCAGtgcaaataaaattgacatGGATGACAGTGACGTCcttgaaataaatgtatcaaaCATAACTGATATCGAAATTAGTAATAGCGACAATGCTAGTCCAAATTCGACGCAGATAAACGACGAAAAGAATACCAGCACTTCGGGAATAAACACATCATTGAATAGATCAACCGGCCACGTAAAAACTACACAATATGGCACTCCAGTAATGAACATAGCATCTCCTTACGAGAAATTACCGAGCGACGTTAAATTTGCCAAGGATATCTGCGACGTAATAAACTTTGAAAACTTACCTAATTCTACAGGAAATTACCAAAAAATGTGTTCGTTATTGAAGAAAGTTAAAAATGAAGTGGACAGGATCCAAGACTCTTGA